One window from the genome of Paraneptunicella aestuarii encodes:
- the metE gene encoding 5-methyltetrahydropteroyltriglutamate--homocysteine S-methyltransferase, whose protein sequence is MTKIHNLGFPRIGANRELKFAVEKYWQNESSLEELLLVSNQISHENIELQANLDFVPVGDFSLYDHVLDHSFLLGNIASRFIRDNEASIDSYFRAARGRAPADGACCNTAAGEMTKWFDTNYHFIVPEVSADTRFTLNADALIKNIQQVRSQGYEVKPVLLGPLTYLYLSKAKDDIDPLSLLEPLITVYSELLEKLVRIGVDWVQMDEPVLVLELSEKWKLAYRYAYKCFSHSSPKLLLTTYFGDLGDNLELATQLPVAGLHIDAVRGRDSVEDVLNALSNDKVLSLGVIDGRNIWKSDLNKILDWVEPIALKRQNQLWLAPSCSLLHVPVDLDVEQHIEPDIKQWLAFAKQKLQELCILGKALKKGRQSVAVELADNAEAIALRKGSSRVHNPVVQHRMQNVSSADYERQSTYDVRREKQDIRFNLPRFPTTTIGSFPQTKEIRRARRDFKRGELSEAEYKSFIESQIDDCIQKQEELDLDVFVHGEAERNDMVEYFGEQLDGFVFSQFGWVQSYGSRCVKPPIIFGDVSRPKVMTVEWTRYAQSLTDKPMKGMLTGPVTILNWSFVRDDQPRADTCKQIALAIRDEVQDLQAAGIRMIQIDEAALREGLPLKKSDWHEYLQWAVDAFRLCANGVEDDTQIHTHMCYSEFNDIIESIARLDADVITIETSRSDMELLDAFDSFSYPNDIGPGVYDIHSPNIPSVEEMLSLLQKAAEKLPVKQLWINPDCGLKTRRWEEVIPALQNMVTAAKQLRTLFK, encoded by the coding sequence ATGACCAAAATACATAACCTGGGGTTTCCTCGAATTGGGGCAAACAGAGAATTGAAATTTGCAGTTGAGAAGTATTGGCAAAACGAAAGTTCGCTTGAAGAATTGCTGCTTGTGAGTAACCAAATTAGTCATGAGAATATTGAACTTCAGGCGAATCTGGATTTTGTGCCTGTTGGCGATTTTTCCTTGTATGACCACGTGTTGGATCATAGTTTCTTGTTGGGAAATATAGCCTCTCGTTTTATCCGAGATAATGAAGCGTCAATAGATAGTTATTTTCGTGCCGCGAGAGGCAGAGCTCCAGCGGATGGCGCTTGTTGCAATACTGCCGCAGGGGAAATGACAAAGTGGTTTGACACCAACTATCATTTCATTGTGCCGGAAGTGTCTGCTGACACTCGTTTCACCTTAAATGCCGATGCGCTGATCAAGAATATTCAGCAAGTACGTTCCCAAGGCTATGAAGTGAAACCCGTTTTGCTTGGGCCTTTGACTTATCTATATTTGAGTAAAGCAAAGGATGATATTGATCCGTTGTCGCTATTGGAACCCTTGATTACTGTCTACTCCGAATTACTGGAGAAGCTGGTTCGAATTGGCGTTGACTGGGTACAAATGGATGAGCCTGTTCTGGTACTGGAGCTGTCTGAAAAATGGAAGTTGGCATATCGCTACGCTTATAAATGCTTCAGTCATTCAAGCCCTAAATTGCTATTAACGACTTACTTTGGTGATTTGGGCGACAACCTTGAATTAGCGACGCAATTGCCCGTTGCTGGATTACACATTGATGCAGTGCGTGGGCGAGATTCTGTCGAGGATGTTTTAAATGCGTTATCTAATGACAAAGTGTTATCGCTGGGTGTGATTGATGGACGCAATATCTGGAAATCGGATCTCAACAAAATACTGGATTGGGTCGAGCCTATTGCTCTGAAAAGACAAAACCAGCTTTGGCTAGCGCCCTCCTGTTCATTACTGCATGTTCCGGTTGATTTAGATGTTGAGCAACATATCGAACCAGACATTAAGCAGTGGTTAGCCTTTGCAAAACAGAAGCTTCAAGAGCTGTGTATTTTGGGAAAAGCGTTGAAAAAAGGGCGGCAATCGGTTGCAGTAGAGCTGGCTGATAACGCTGAAGCCATTGCGTTACGTAAAGGTTCTTCCAGAGTTCATAACCCGGTTGTGCAACATCGTATGCAAAATGTCAGTTCTGCTGATTATGAGCGCCAAAGTACCTATGATGTGCGTAGAGAAAAACAGGATATTCGTTTTAACTTGCCGCGTTTTCCCACAACAACGATCGGTTCTTTTCCGCAAACCAAAGAGATCCGTCGCGCTCGTCGAGATTTTAAACGAGGAGAATTGAGCGAAGCTGAGTACAAGTCTTTCATCGAATCACAAATTGATGATTGCATTCAGAAACAGGAAGAACTGGATCTGGATGTATTTGTTCATGGTGAAGCCGAACGTAATGACATGGTTGAGTATTTCGGTGAACAACTGGATGGATTTGTGTTTAGCCAGTTTGGTTGGGTTCAGTCCTATGGTTCCCGTTGCGTTAAGCCGCCCATTATTTTTGGAGATGTTTCTCGTCCGAAGGTCATGACGGTTGAATGGACTCGATATGCGCAGTCGCTTACCGACAAACCCATGAAAGGTATGTTAACGGGGCCTGTGACTATTCTTAACTGGTCTTTTGTGCGAGATGATCAACCGAGAGCTGATACCTGTAAGCAAATTGCATTAGCTATTCGTGATGAAGTACAGGATTTGCAAGCGGCGGGGATTCGTATGATCCAGATAGATGAAGCGGCACTAAGAGAAGGATTGCCGCTGAAAAAATCCGATTGGCATGAGTATTTACAGTGGGCGGTTGATGCTTTTCGTTTGTGCGCCAATGGTGTGGAAGACGACACCCAAATTCACACTCATATGTGTTATTCCGAATTTAACGATATCATTGAATCCATCGCACGCCTGGATGCTGACGTGATTACCATAGAAACTTCCCGTTCCGATATGGAATTGCTGGACGCTTTCGATAGTTTCTCGTACCCCAATGATATTGGCCCGGGAGTATACGATATTCATTCACCTAATATTCCAAGCGTGGAAGAGATGCTTTCTCTACTGCAAAAGGCGGCAGAAAAACTGCCGGTGAAACAGCTTTGGATCAATCCTGATTGTGGTTTGAAAACTCGTCGTTGGGAAGAAGTGATACCTGCTTTGCAAAATATGGTGACCGCAGCCAAGCAGTTACGCACATTATTCAAATAA
- a CDS encoding flagellin N-terminal helical domain-containing protein, with the protein MSLFVNTNVSSLNATRQLFNSNIALSTAFERLSSGFRINSSKDDAAGLQISDRMTAQIQGLNQAVRNANDGISLAQTAEGALSETTTALQRIRVLAVQSQNGINSSADRLALQKEVSALKAEISRIASTTQFAGVTILNGAYSAVFLVGANAGQSISVNISRAGGGYGASGLGLANTTVATAQGASAAITAIDSAISVIGGVRADLGAIQNRFQSTIRNLSSISENVSAARSRIKDTDFAVETAELTRTQILQQASTTVLSQANQRPQAALSLLGG; encoded by the coding sequence ATGAGCTTATTCGTAAACACTAATGTGTCGTCGTTGAATGCGACACGCCAATTGTTCAATTCAAATATTGCATTAAGTACAGCATTTGAACGTTTATCTTCTGGTTTCAGAATCAACAGTTCAAAAGATGACGCAGCTGGTCTACAAATTTCAGACCGTATGACTGCCCAAATCCAAGGTTTAAACCAGGCTGTTCGTAACGCAAATGATGGTATTTCGCTAGCGCAAACCGCAGAAGGTGCGTTATCTGAAACAACTACTGCTTTACAACGTATTCGTGTGTTGGCAGTTCAATCACAAAACGGTATCAACTCATCAGCCGACCGCTTGGCACTACAAAAAGAAGTGTCTGCATTAAAAGCTGAAATCAGCCGTATTGCTTCAACAACTCAATTTGCCGGTGTGACTATTCTGAATGGAGCTTATTCTGCTGTATTCCTGGTAGGTGCCAACGCAGGCCAGTCAATTAGCGTCAATATTTCTCGTGCTGGTGGTGGTTATGGTGCATCCGGTTTGGGATTGGCCAATACGACGGTAGCGACAGCGCAAGGTGCATCGGCAGCAATCACCGCAATTGATAGTGCAATCTCTGTTATCGGCGGTGTTCGTGCAGACCTTGGTGCAATTCAAAACAGATTTCAATCAACCATTCGTAACCTGAGCAGCATCTCAGAGAACGTATCAGCGGCAAGATCTCGCATCAAAGATACAGACTTTGCCGTCGAGACGGCAGAATTGACCCGTACCCAAATCTTGCAACAAGCGAGTACAACGGTGCTGAGTCAGGCGAATCAAAGACCACAAGCGGCATTAAGTCTACTGGGTGGTTAA
- a CDS encoding flagellin N-terminal helical domain-containing protein: MSLYVNTNVSSLNAQRQLFNSGTQLSTSFERLSSGFRINSAADDAAGLQITDRMTSQIQGLNQAVRNANDAISLAQTAEGALSEVTSGLQRIRQLAVQSQNGINSSADRTALQTEVSALKAEISRVAQNTQFAGNNILNGSFSAAFLVGANAGQTISVNISRSGGYGASGLGLANTTVATVAGASAAIASIDAAISTIGSTRADLGALQNRFQSTIRNLSNVSENLSGARSRIRDTDFAVETAELTRNQIVQQASISVLSQANQRPQSALSLLG; encoded by the coding sequence ATGAGTTTATATGTAAACACCAACGTGTCTTCTTTGAATGCACAACGTCAGTTGTTCAACTCTGGAACACAATTAAGCACTTCTTTTGAAAGATTGTCTTCAGGCTTCCGTATTAACAGTGCTGCTGATGATGCTGCAGGTTTGCAAATTACGGATCGTATGACGTCTCAAATCCAGGGTCTTAACCAGGCTGTTCGTAACGCAAACGATGCGATCTCTTTGGCACAAACTGCTGAAGGTGCATTGAGCGAGGTTACAAGTGGTTTGCAACGTATCAGACAATTGGCTGTTCAGTCACAAAACGGTATCAACTCTTCTGCTGACCGTACAGCGCTTCAAACAGAAGTATCTGCACTTAAAGCTGAAATCAGCCGTGTAGCACAAAACACTCAATTTGCGGGCAACAACATCTTGAATGGTTCTTTCTCAGCTGCGTTCCTTGTTGGTGCGAATGCTGGTCAAACTATTTCAGTAAACATTTCCCGTTCAGGTGGCTACGGTGCTTCTGGTTTGGGATTGGCTAATACAACAGTAGCGACTGTTGCAGGTGCATCAGCAGCGATTGCTTCTATTGATGCGGCTATTTCTACCATTGGTAGTACACGTGCGGATTTGGGTGCCTTGCAAAACCGTTTCCAGTCTACGATTCGTAACTTGTCGAACGTATCTGAAAACCTGTCTGGCGCACGTTCACGTATCCGTGATACTGACTTTGCCGTAGAGACCGCTGAGTTAACGCGAAACCAAATCGTACAACAGGCGAGTATCTCGGTATTGAGTCAGGCTAACCAGAGACCACAGTCGGCATTATCCTTGCTTGGATAA
- the pseB gene encoding UDP-N-acetylglucosamine 4,6-dehydratase (inverting) translates to MFNDKSILITGGTGSFGRAFIARVLAEYKPRKLIIYSRDELKQYEMQQEFDHSCMRYFIGDVRDKDRLKSAMREVDLVIHAAALKQVPAAEYNPNECIKTNIMGAQNVIDAAIESNVRKVIALSTDKAANPVNLYGATKLASDKLFVAANNISGAKGPRFAVVRYGNVVGSRGSVVPFYRSLIAEGKTSLPVTHKEMTRFWITLAQGVEFVVKNFERMQGGEIFVPKIPSVRIIDLVEAMLGECKYEIIGIRPGEKLHEVMVPEEVAHHSLEFSDHYVITPPITFFDKNIDYKKNNLGEVGNWVDDKFEYHSGTNPHFLNIDELRELDKSTA, encoded by the coding sequence ATGTTTAATGATAAATCAATCTTGATAACTGGTGGTACAGGCTCCTTCGGCAGAGCATTCATAGCAAGAGTTCTGGCTGAGTATAAACCCAGAAAATTGATCATCTATTCCCGAGACGAATTGAAACAATATGAGATGCAGCAAGAGTTTGACCATTCTTGCATGCGTTATTTTATTGGTGATGTGCGTGATAAGGATCGCTTGAAATCAGCGATGAGAGAAGTGGACTTAGTGATCCACGCCGCGGCGCTTAAGCAAGTTCCTGCTGCCGAATATAACCCTAACGAATGTATCAAAACCAATATTATGGGAGCGCAAAATGTTATTGACGCTGCCATTGAAAGTAACGTTCGTAAGGTGATTGCACTCTCTACCGATAAAGCGGCAAACCCGGTGAATTTATACGGGGCAACCAAGCTGGCTTCCGACAAATTGTTTGTTGCTGCAAATAATATTTCTGGTGCGAAAGGTCCTCGTTTTGCTGTTGTTCGTTATGGCAATGTAGTGGGTTCCAGGGGCTCAGTTGTCCCTTTTTACCGTTCCTTGATTGCCGAGGGCAAAACGTCATTGCCGGTAACACACAAAGAAATGACTCGCTTTTGGATCACGCTTGCTCAAGGCGTTGAGTTCGTAGTGAAAAACTTTGAGCGAATGCAAGGCGGAGAGATCTTTGTACCCAAAATTCCATCTGTCAGAATTATTGATTTGGTGGAAGCCATGTTGGGCGAGTGTAAATATGAAATTATTGGCATTCGACCAGGAGAGAAGCTTCATGAAGTTATGGTACCGGAAGAAGTTGCGCACCATTCTTTGGAATTCTCTGATCACTACGTGATTACACCACCCATCACTTTCTTTGATAAAAATATTGATTATAAAAAGAATAATCTTGGTGAAGTGGGTAATTGGGTCGATGACAAGTTTGAGTACCACTCAGGTACTAATCCTCATTTTCTCAACATTGATGAATTGCGAGAGCTGGATAAAAGCACTGCTTAA
- the fliS gene encoding flagellar export chaperone FliS gives MALKGIHAYKKGNLKQELASADPHKITLMLMQGALERMAYAKGAIERKEYENKSEHISRAVAICLNLRDTLDMSIKSEISDNLFALYDYMVQRLTDANIQNSLSILDEVINLMLPIKNAWAQIPDSAKQEAYAAQREKRQAAV, from the coding sequence ATGGCTCTTAAAGGTATTCACGCATACAAGAAAGGCAACTTGAAACAAGAGTTGGCTTCTGCTGATCCACATAAAATTACGCTTATGTTGATGCAAGGTGCGCTAGAACGAATGGCTTATGCTAAAGGGGCGATTGAGCGTAAAGAATATGAAAATAAGTCGGAACACATCTCCAGAGCCGTTGCGATTTGTTTGAATTTGCGTGACACATTAGATATGTCAATCAAGTCAGAGATCTCGGACAACCTGTTTGCGCTCTATGACTATATGGTGCAACGTCTGACGGACGCGAATATACAGAACAGCTTGAGTATTCTTGATGAAGTGATCAATCTCATGCTACCAATTAAGAATGCCTGGGCGCAAATTCCTGATTCAGCGAAGCAGGAAGCATATGCCGCCCAGCGTGAAAAAAGACAAGCTGCAGTTTGA
- a CDS encoding flagellin N-terminal helical domain-containing protein, which yields MSLYVNTNVSSLNATRQLFNSNNSLSTSFERLSSGFRINSSKDDAAGLQISDRMTAQIQGLNQAVRNANDGISLAQTAEGALAETTTALQRIRVLAVQSQNGINSSADRLALQKEVSALKAEISRISSTTQFAGVTILNGTYSAVFLVGANAGQSISVNISRSGGGFGASGLGLANLTVATAPGASAAIASIDAAISTIGSKRADLGAIQNRFQSTIRNLSSISENVSAARSRIKDTDFAVETAELTRNQILQQASTTVLSQANQRPQAALSLLG from the coding sequence ATGAGCTTATATGTAAATACCAATGTATCGTCACTAAATGCGACCAGACAGTTATTTAATAGCAACAATTCATTAAGTACATCATTTGAACGTTTGTCTTCAGGATTCAGAATTAACAGTTCAAAAGATGATGCAGCAGGTCTACAGATTTCAGACCGTATGACGGCACAGATTCAAGGTTTGAACCAAGCTGTGCGTAACGCGAACGACGGCATTTCTTTGGCGCAAACCGCAGAAGGTGCACTGGCTGAAACTACTACAGCATTGCAACGTATTCGTGTGTTGGCGGTGCAGTCGCAAAATGGTATTAACTCATCTGCCGATAGATTGGCACTGCAGAAAGAGGTATCGGCATTAAAAGCAGAAATTAGTCGAATCTCCTCGACGACTCAGTTCGCAGGTGTCACTATTCTTAATGGAACGTATTCGGCTGTTTTCCTGGTTGGCGCAAACGCCGGTCAGTCTATCAGCGTTAATATTTCTCGCTCGGGCGGTGGATTTGGAGCGTCTGGATTAGGTTTGGCGAACTTAACCGTTGCCACTGCACCAGGAGCTTCGGCTGCCATAGCTTCGATTGACGCCGCGATATCGACGATTGGTAGTAAACGAGCAGATTTAGGTGCGATACAGAACCGTTTTCAGTCTACAATTAGAAACTTGAGTAGTATTTCCGAAAACGTATCGGCTGCTAGATCACGTATCAAAGATACCGATTTTGCGGTAGAAACAGCGGAATTAACGAGAAATCAGATTTTACAACAGGCGAGTACAACTGTGCTGAGCCAGGCTAACCAAAGACCGCAAGCTGCGTTGAGTCTTCTGGGTTAA
- the pseC gene encoding UDP-4-amino-4,6-dideoxy-N-acetyl-beta-L-altrosamine transaminase has protein sequence MIPYGKHCIDQSDIDAVVDVLENQFLTQGQMGPKFEKAICDYVGAEYCTVVNSGTSALHIACLAAGVGQGDLVWTSPISFAASANCARYCGADVDFVDIDPVTRNLCIDKLSAKLSLAQQNNRLPKAIVVVHFTGASCDMQAIQALTQPLGIVLIEDAAHALGATYQGRNIGSCQYSDMTILSFHPVKAVTTAEGGAVTSNNAHYAKLLGLYAKHGITRQDLINSEEHEGEGWFYEQQLLGYNYRLSDIHAALGLSQLQKLDGFISRRREQARFYDEALSALPLKLPEVPAYTDSAWHIYVVELLQHDRKKVFQALQAKQIGVNVHYIPIHLHPYYQELGFKPGDFPVAEKYYKMALTLPLFPTLSREEQEYVVQSLKEVLS, from the coding sequence ATGATCCCATACGGAAAACATTGTATCGACCAGTCTGATATTGACGCTGTTGTTGATGTGCTCGAAAACCAGTTTTTGACTCAGGGACAAATGGGGCCCAAATTCGAGAAAGCGATATGTGACTATGTTGGCGCTGAGTATTGTACTGTTGTTAATAGTGGTACATCAGCTTTGCATATTGCCTGTTTAGCTGCGGGCGTTGGGCAAGGCGATCTGGTTTGGACATCTCCTATTTCTTTCGCTGCTTCAGCTAATTGCGCTCGTTATTGTGGTGCGGATGTCGATTTTGTTGATATCGACCCTGTAACCCGCAATCTCTGTATAGATAAACTCAGCGCTAAATTATCGTTGGCTCAGCAAAATAATCGCTTGCCTAAGGCGATTGTTGTTGTGCATTTTACTGGCGCATCCTGCGATATGCAGGCAATTCAAGCGTTAACTCAGCCATTGGGTATCGTGTTAATTGAAGATGCGGCGCATGCTCTGGGTGCCACCTACCAAGGACGTAATATTGGCAGCTGTCAATATTCTGACATGACCATTCTCAGTTTCCACCCGGTTAAAGCGGTGACGACCGCAGAAGGCGGAGCTGTAACCAGCAATAATGCTCATTACGCCAAGCTGCTTGGGCTGTATGCCAAACATGGCATCACTCGTCAGGATTTAATTAATAGCGAGGAGCATGAAGGCGAAGGTTGGTTTTACGAGCAACAACTACTGGGTTACAACTATCGCTTAAGTGATATTCATGCTGCATTAGGCCTTTCGCAACTACAAAAGCTGGATGGTTTTATCTCCCGGCGACGCGAACAAGCGCGCTTTTATGATGAAGCGTTATCTGCTTTGCCGCTTAAATTACCTGAAGTGCCTGCCTATACTGACAGTGCCTGGCATATTTATGTGGTTGAGCTGTTGCAGCACGATCGAAAAAAGGTGTTTCAAGCCTTACAAGCAAAACAAATTGGCGTGAATGTTCATTACATTCCTATTCATCTTCATCCTTATTATCAAGAACTTGGATTTAAGCCGGGAGATTTTCCTGTCGCGGAAAAATATTACAAGATGGCATTAACCTTGCCTCTGTTTCCGACATTGTCTCGTGAAGAACAAGAGTATGTCGTGCAAAGCTTAAAAGAGGTGCTAAGTTGA
- a CDS encoding flagellin N-terminal helical domain-containing protein → MSGLYVNTNVSSLNAQRQLFNSGNALGTSFERLSSGFRINRAADDAAGLQITDRMTSQIQGLNQAVRNANDAISLAQTAEGALGEVTNGLQRIRQLAVQSQNGINTSADRLALQKEVSAIKAEISRVAQTTQFAGVNVLSGGYSAAFLVGANAGQTISVNLSRTGGFGASGLSLTNTTVATHAGASAAIASIDAAISTIGATRADLGALQNRFQSTIRNLSNISENVSGARSRIRDTDFATETAELTRNQIIQQASTTVLSQANQRPQAALSLLG, encoded by the coding sequence ATGTCCGGTTTATATGTAAATACCAACGTATCTTCATTGAACGCACAGCGTCAATTATTCAACTCTGGAAATGCTTTAGGCACTTCATTCGAAAGATTATCATCAGGTTTCCGTATTAACCGCGCTGCAGACGATGCTGCTGGTTTGCAAATCACGGATCGTATGACTTCTCAAATTCAAGGTCTTAACCAAGCTGTTCGTAACGCGAACGATGCTATTTCTCTTGCGCAAACTGCTGAAGGTGCGTTAGGTGAGGTAACAAATGGCTTACAACGTATTCGTCAACTAGCTGTTCAATCACAAAATGGTATCAACACTTCTGCAGACCGCTTGGCTTTGCAAAAAGAAGTATCAGCAATCAAGGCAGAAATCAGCCGTGTTGCACAAACAACTCAATTCGCAGGCGTTAACGTACTAAGTGGTGGCTATTCTGCTGCTTTCCTGGTTGGTGCAAACGCAGGTCAGACTATTTCTGTTAACTTGTCTCGTACTGGTGGCTTCGGTGCTTCTGGTCTGAGCTTGACTAACACTACCGTTGCGACTCATGCTGGTGCTTCTGCCGCGATTGCTTCTATCGACGCAGCGATTTCTACTATCGGAGCTACCAGAGCTGACTTGGGTGCGCTGCAAAACCGCTTCCAGTCTACTATTCGTAACTTGAGTAACATCTCTGAAAACGTATCAGGCGCTCGTTCACGTATCCGTGATACTGACTTCGCAACTGAAACTGCTGAGTTGACTCGTAACCAGATCATCCAACAAGCCAGTACAACTGTATTGAGTCAGGCGAACCAACGTCCTCAAGCTGCATTGTCATTGTTAGGATAA
- a CDS encoding flagellar protein FlaG, protein MDVEFSQTSQLASAVASQQIANNHRVVQEQKPEDKGTNVSINSVNTLNTNADINGKNDVSTAPQEDIETAVGEVSEFVQAQNRNLNFSFSEESNRSVVKVTDSETGELIRQIPSEEVLRLSEKIRELQTDVGAAVGVLFNKEV, encoded by the coding sequence ATGGATGTTGAGTTTTCACAAACAAGCCAGCTTGCTAGTGCTGTAGCTAGCCAACAAATTGCTAATAATCATCGTGTTGTGCAAGAGCAAAAGCCGGAAGATAAAGGAACTAACGTTTCTATAAATTCTGTTAATACTCTGAACACAAATGCCGATATAAATGGTAAGAACGATGTATCAACTGCTCCTCAAGAGGATATTGAAACGGCAGTTGGAGAAGTTAGCGAATTTGTGCAAGCGCAGAACAGAAATCTGAATTTCTCGTTTAGCGAGGAGTCCAATCGATCCGTTGTAAAAGTAACGGATTCTGAAACTGGAGAATTGATTCGACAAATTCCCTCAGAAGAGGTGCTGAGGTTGTCAGAAAAAATTCGAGAGCTTCAAACCGATGTGGGTGCAGCTGTAGGAGTTCTGTTCAATAAAGAGGTTTAA
- the fliD gene encoding flagellar filament capping protein FliD has protein sequence MGIQSLGVGSGLALDDLVTQLIEAERKPKEERLNQKEESLDAIISGIGSLQSKLSDFEDSVDELRNDYNLNARKPQIDHPSSLNLGEGDDGPFTAEASTSALEASYDVVITGLAKGTRYESTDGDFANTSSSVLSAGSGSISFKFGTSTDTFSVNVSAGMSLQQLANAINSSSNNLQSDGLTPLVTASIIDTGTAAGAKLVYNSSLTGANDNLIVVNNNDLADLDRVTSTDSTETIDRNLNTNGLKKDAANATATIDGIAVQSSTNKFENVIQNVSFEATALSPDANNDGTPDTASKLTIGNDKDGMKSKIRDFVDDYNTLMDEIGRLTKYGQSELEDDGALAGDFMVRGLQTQLSNIISNKVPASALGTLFSIGVGFTDKGKLEISAIDEFGLGSGEERMKTALEENFDEVAKLFTDSNDGIAKNLYDYIREFTKYGGLLRTREQNYKDEKDNLEDERARFELQMMNFEQIQRDKYLNLDQTVSQLNRTGNALMASLGY, from the coding sequence ATGGGTATCCAAAGTTTAGGTGTCGGTTCAGGTCTTGCGTTAGATGATTTGGTTACACAGTTAATCGAAGCTGAGCGTAAACCAAAAGAAGAACGTCTTAACCAGAAAGAAGAATCTTTGGATGCCATTATTTCTGGTATTGGCTCATTGCAGTCCAAGTTAAGTGATTTTGAAGATTCAGTTGATGAGTTGAGAAATGACTATAACTTGAATGCCAGAAAACCTCAGATTGATCATCCCAGTTCACTCAATTTGGGTGAGGGGGATGATGGCCCCTTTACTGCTGAAGCGTCAACAAGTGCGTTGGAAGCTTCTTATGATGTAGTTATAACTGGATTAGCAAAAGGAACCCGTTACGAAAGTACCGATGGTGACTTTGCTAATACCAGTTCGTCAGTCCTTTCTGCGGGTTCAGGCTCGATTAGTTTCAAATTTGGAACGTCGACCGATACCTTTAGTGTCAATGTTTCTGCCGGCATGTCATTGCAACAGTTGGCAAATGCAATTAATTCCTCTTCGAATAATTTACAGTCCGATGGTTTAACACCGCTGGTTACTGCAAGTATCATTGATACTGGTACTGCTGCTGGTGCCAAGCTGGTGTATAACTCCTCGCTGACTGGAGCCAATGACAACCTGATCGTTGTTAATAATAACGATTTGGCTGATTTGGATCGTGTTACCAGCACTGATTCTACCGAAACCATTGACCGTAATTTGAATACCAATGGTCTGAAGAAAGATGCCGCCAATGCAACCGCGACAATTGACGGTATCGCTGTTCAAAGTAGCACCAATAAATTTGAAAACGTCATTCAAAACGTTTCTTTTGAAGCGACAGCGTTATCACCTGACGCGAATAATGACGGTACACCAGATACCGCGTCAAAATTAACCATTGGTAACGATAAAGATGGAATGAAGTCCAAAATTAGAGATTTTGTTGATGATTACAACACTCTAATGGATGAAATCGGTCGTTTAACCAAGTACGGTCAATCTGAGCTGGAAGATGATGGTGCTTTGGCTGGTGATTTCATGGTGCGTGGTTTGCAAACCCAGCTATCAAATATTATCAGCAATAAGGTACCAGCTTCTGCATTGGGAACATTGTTCTCAATTGGTGTTGGTTTTACTGATAAAGGAAAACTGGAAATTTCCGCAATTGATGAATTTGGCTTGGGAAGCGGCGAAGAACGCATGAAAACGGCATTGGAAGAAAACTTCGATGAAGTTGCCAAATTGTTTACTGATTCTAATGATGGCATCGCTAAAAACTTATATGATTACATAAGAGAGTTCACTAAATATGGTGGATTGCTCCGGACGCGCGAGCAGAACTACAAAGACGAGAAGGATAATCTGGAAGATGAAAGAGCTCGTTTTGAGTTACAAATGATGAACTTTGAGCAGATCCAACGTGATAAATATCTCAATCTGGATCAGACTGTATCTCAGTTAAATCGTACAGGTAATGCTCTTATGGCGTCCTTGGGTTACTAG